Part of the Musa acuminata AAA Group cultivar baxijiao unplaced genomic scaffold, Cavendish_Baxijiao_AAA HiC_scaffold_1138, whole genome shotgun sequence genome, AAAAGGAATCGGAGATCTTGCGGGACTCAAGAACTTAAATTTGTCGAGAAATCATTTACAAGGTAAAATCCCTCGGGAGATAGGAGGAATGAAATCATTAGAATCCCTTGATCTATCAATAAATGATCTTTCTGGTAGCATTCCTGATAGTTTATCGGTTTTATATTCCTTGAGCTACttgaatttatcatataataatctTTCGGGAAGGATACCAACCGGTCATCAACTCCAAACACTCAATGATCCATCCATTTACATGGGCAATACCGACTTATGTGGACCACCAACTTCCAAAAGTTGTTTTAATAATAAAACAACTCGAAATATTATACAAGAGTACAAGAAGGAGATTCCTGAGTGGCTATGGTTCTATATCAGCATGGTATTAGGATATGTGATGGGATTTTGGACCTTTTATGATATTCTCTTCCTCAAAGATACATGGAGGTATACttattttcatatgattgatCATATGTATGATTGGTTATGGGTGCAATGGCATTTAATCTTTTGACGATTGTTTAGACTTTAATCCTAAAATTTCTAGTGCGGATGATGCAAGACTTTACCGTAGATGGGGAGAAGGTATGTCAtcactctattttttttatttatatggtaTTTTAGATTTGTAGATAGGTATTGATCAATTTCTATGTAATTTGGGTCTTCTTCTACTTGATGTTTTCATAATCATAACATCGTTGGCTCATTGTtttaaagtagaaaaatattagaaaaagaagagaacataCAACCGAGTTTCTGTACGAAGATATAGTCTAAAAATATACTATATTGAATTTAAAGGAACAAACACATTACTTTCAAAATGATATAATAGATATTATAATTTGACTAGTGTGTGTGGATTGGACACAGAGGAAGCGAAGGGTGGCTTTGGCATagggagaaaagaaaaagaaaaacaaacggtgtgagatttaataaggatgatgtttttatatcaagagagtaatatatgattttgaattcctTTCACTCCCTATCCAAAGAGTAAATAGGACTATAGATTAATTAATCTAAGATCATTGAGTATGTTGTGatcttagataaaaaaaatagtcATTCtcagattaaaaaagaaaatattatgattgTTTATTGGATTGGTTTATATTATTCGAATGAtttaggaaaagaagaagaatgttGATCACTATATCAGTTATAATAATCTACGATTAACGTAAGTATGGAATGATTTTGTCTAACTTGTTTtccaatttaataatatatatttgttaATAATGAAGTTATGTGGTTTGCAAATGTTAAATTGGCTTTTGAAAATAAGATTTTTGATATTACAtttgtttaaaataattaaaatatttgattattatatttttgaatgcTATATTGTTGGACATATTTCAAATGATAGGTAAGGAGTTATGCACTGGAAGGATATGtcaatatgttattttaaatgatGGTTATTTTTTCAATCTGTTAGTTTTAATTTGGATCTTATCAATTGGGGTTATGTATTACTCGTAAGTTCATAAACTAGTTTCTTATGGGGCATGACATAGGGATAAATATCTTACCTATACATGGAGGTTGAATATGTTTTTGATTCTTGTCATGGGATATAATATGGTTATAGCCATTAGATATATGTCTTTTGTTATAGTTATGACTATTTAATGAATTTTAGATGTGAAAGCTTAGTTATACTTATACTGATTCATAATTAGTAAAATAATCTTTACATTAAAATGAAATATATCCACTTATGTTTTGTTATACAAACATTTTCAAAGATTATATTATCTTATGTGCTTGTTATGCTAAAAGTGATGATTTGAAAAGCATGTTTATTCCTTATTTAAGAATAAAAGAGGGTTCAGCATTTATGTATAGTTTTCTAAAATGCATTTATTTCAATTTAGTGGTAAAACTGGTCTAAGTCGTTCATCTACTCTATATCAAGTCTTCCTAGTAAAACAAATATTAAGAGACTCTAGCAGAAAATAAAGTATGTCATACGCAAATGTTGACTCTATCACTCCAAATCGTCTCCACATTATGCCAAAGCCATGAATTGGACATATGACTAACAaccctttttctttctctctctctctctctctctctctctctctctctctctctctatatatatatatatatatatatatatatatatatatatatatatatatatatatatatatatatgtagagagagagaaatcTTAGCATGttttctattactctttgatcacttatttgttcatcatttcatctcatatgatgaataatagaaataacTTTTAAATAGTAATCAAAAATAGATTCAGAAATACCTTACTGTAATTTTTCAAGCTCAACTTGTAAAACTTGTAGATGAAGATTTTTTACATTATCAACACCACTAAATGCTTTTGAAGTATTTTCCAAGACTCTTTTGAAATATTTATTAGAGCAATGATCTCGAATATTGTATCATTAAACCCTTAGTAGATCGTGAAGgaagcttttttttcttctttcttctatctctgagtttttttcttattttgcatTTATTACTCCTATGTTGGACTTAGTTCAACAAATATCCTAGAAGAATCTTCATTTGGatatatcatatatcttttttttttttttttttgtcaatctaGGGAATTAGAGTTAGATTTAGGAATCACTATAAGCGATAGATTTAGAGATAAAAGCGATATATCATATTATCTTAGTATATCTTCTCTTGTTAACATCAAATAAGTTAAGTATTTTTCACATCTTGTTTTCTCTCTTAAAATCTAAAGATATGtagaatatctatagaaaaatttaATATGGCTCCTAAGATAATGACATTCCAACCCCTTTAATACTACTCCAATTTAATGGTAAGATTAAACAAAGTCATCCATCCAATCTTTATGAGGAATTCCTAGTCAAAACAAATCTTAAAAAGACtttgaacagaaaacaaaatcatgtCAGATGACTCTGTCATTCCATGTCATCTCTATATTATGCCAAAGTTATGAGTTGGACATCCAACTAACACAGactcctcatatatatatatatatatatatatatttcatattttattctTTCTCTTAAAATAACAAAGACTAACATGCAATGTGACCATTCATGCTTTCCCCCCCTTTGATCCATTTTCTGAAGGAAAAAAGTGTAGTATGTTATTGGCAGTGCATTATCCATTTCACTGGTGTCTTACCTGAACATATACAATAAGTTGTTTGCTTATTTAGCTGATTGCTGATTTGAAGTTTACATATTAAGTTGAAGATGAATATATTGTCTCTTTCCTTTATTTTGTTGTAGCATAGGTAAAATGAAGCACATTTTCTGCCACATTTGTTAAAATAATCAGTCTACTGGAACTTACGTAGGGATTCATTTGGTCAACTTGGAGTGTACAATAATTCCAAAGACTTGCTTATTGCAATGAAATGTTTGAGATATTATGCATAACTGTCAATCATATGTTCAGAGGATGTGCATACTTTTCGGGAAAATATGTTAATTATTCTTTTTGAGTCCAAGCACTTGAATCATGCATTATcagaaattataatttatattcatctGCGCTTTTACTTCTCGTGGTGATTTGACATGTATGAGATGATAAGCAAAAGTTAGATTGACAACAATATAAATGACTGATATTGACAATATATAAAATGATTGGGTTACCATACAACAAGTGATGTATCTAATGGTTTTGATGTGCTTGTATATATCATTTCAAGATAATTATTCATAAGCTAGGTCAAGCACAATTTGGATCTTAATATCAATGGTAAGATCATACAAATATCAGGATTTTCAGTGATCAAAGTTCTATCGTTTAAACCAAATCATATAAGGTGTGGCTAGGTGTGCTCATGCATGTGAAACGCTTTTTCCGGGCAGAGTTGTGTCAAAATGCTTCATGGAGCCCATTTACTACTTTGAaatgaatattaaatttttttccgAGGGGGCTACAAGAATCATCTACATGGCATGGATCCAATTACATGCCAACCTTGGATTTTTTTCACAATAGCTTGAATTCAGTATGGTGGACCATGGTTGATCTGTACCGAAGCTATCTCTTTCCTGAAGTAAATAAGAATTTCTCTCTGCATAGCATATCAGATATTGGCTTAACCAGTAAAATTAACAGTTGATGCTATGATGGGGATAAAGAAATTATATCAGATGAAGATATGGCAGGGTGATCCTTGTGCTCCGCAGCAATTCATTTGGAGTGGAGTAAATTGCACCTACTCAAGCTCTGGTACCCCAAGAGTCACCTCATTGTAAGCTCCAAGATTTGGTTGTTTTAAAAGACATCAATAAAAAGCACTGATTCTGATGTAATGATTTCTACTTTATTTTCTTTAACAGAAACCTCTCTTATCTTGGGTTGAATGGTGCTATACCAAATGCTTTGGCTAATCTGAAGGCCCTTAACTATTTGTAAGTTTCTAAATTTATTGTCAGAGGCTGCTGGCTAGCAACATCATGCAGACAACTTGAGAACAACTTGTAGATGTTGCATGAAATTGACTTGTTACCCTTTTACTTGTGTATTTTATTCACTTCTAATCTCCTTTTTCTAACTCCATAAACAAAAGGCTTTTGTTTTTTCATGTTAGTTGCCAAAATTAGGAATGCAGATGGACCAGTTTACAAACCAAAGCATTAGCTTGGGGTTTTCTTTAACCACATCCTATATCATCCAAACTGAACTAAACCAAAACACTATTGTTGTGTTTTGCTTCTAATATGGCTTTACTCATGAAATCTGGTTTCAAAGGACCAAAGTTATAGAGATCAACATGTagctacttttttttttaatgaaatttcttatgaaaACATATCAATAACTAATGTAATCCATGTATTTTGTCTCAGGgacttgtcaaacaatgatttaacAGGCCCAATACCGCCCTCTTTAGAAGAATTGACATCACTCACTGTGCTGTAAGAACAGATTTTTCTCTCTTACACAATTCACCTGGTGCATGCGTTTTCAATATCGAAAACTTCAATTTTGTCGTGCGCATGCTTCAGGACTTCTCTCTCCACATATTATATGCTAATGGTTGAGCAATATCAAACTTTTTGCAGAATTTTGTCAAATAACCGACTCAATGGGCCTATTCCAGCTTCTTTGTGTGATGGACAATCAAAAGGATTGCTTGAGTTGAGGTTTGTGCTGTAGTCTAACATCCCAAATCTTCCCACAATTCCTTCTACCTAATACTAATGTCTTATGAACTTTATGTTCTGCAAAGAGTGGACAACAATCCCGATATATGTCTCTGTCATAGTACATGTCAAATTGGCAGCGAAGGAAGGAAGCTTGCTACAGTCACCATTGTGCTGATCTCTGTCGTCCCAGCGCTGATTATACTGCTGCTCCTATCATTGCTTTTATTCTTCTTGAGGAGAagaaaatctacaacaaaattATGTAAGTGGTTTTAAGCAAGTAATAGCTTATAAACATACAATTATGTTGTATTATGTCCTTCTCTTTTTCACAAAAAGGCAATGTTAGATGTGAGATAGAACTCTTCTTACCTGTATAAATAATATCAGGACATGTCTTCTCTGATATCAGAGAGAAAAATAACTTCTTTTATTgctgaaaagatttttttttctcttttatctacGGTAACAAAAGTGAGACTCGTAAAGCAAGGATTTCTTGCTTGGTTACTGTATCTGCCGTAGATGTTAGCATCCAAACAACAtctttatctaaatatttttatggTTTAGTTGGAGCGAACAGCTAAAACAGATGTAAGCTTACGGTTGATACCACACACTACTTCAAGGGAAGTTTCTATTCCATAAGACCATTCATTATGATGAACATTCCCAACTCTGATTTGGGGTGTAATTATGCTGATCTTTTTCAATTCTAGTCTTGTCTAAATTCTGCCTgagattaaaattttgataaagcTAAGTTCTTTATCAAATAGATCAAGATTAAATGAGTCAATTTTTAAGCCATGTGTAATACAAACTTATAAACAACTAGTGGgttgataaataataatttattatctacCATTCTACCAAAGCTTGACAAACCTTGTATATAAGTGTGATTGCCTAAAATTAAGTCAGTTAATTTTTGGCTAATTTTTGGCTAACCTAAAGTGTGTTTTAGGTTCATCAATGTTCTTTACGCTCATTATTATAGTCTGTTTTAGAATTATCTAcacaacttttctaaattaattacatGATCCTGGACATATTTAACATACAGACAATGGAAAGTGATCATTGGTAGGTATATGAGTTATTATGAATCATAGCTCATGAAATTTCTCTCTGGAGGTTACAAGTGACTTGTGGATGCATGTTTTGGAATTCTGTACTAGCAACTTCACCTTCATTACAATGAGAAGCAGTGTTAACAGCactctttttgtttcttttaatgaaataaTAGCACCGCCGATTCAAGACGCGCTTGCTATACCCAAAACCCATAGATTTACATATGATGAATTGAAGGCCATCACCAACAATTTTGATCTTGTACTTGGAAAGGGGGGGTTTGGGAATGTTTACTTACCATGGTCGATTGCATGATGGCACTGAAGCTGCAGTAAAACTTTTGCACTCACATCGGATGGTCAAAGGGACATCATCTGAGGAGTTTCAAGCCGAGGTATGCAATCTATATGAATGCATTTTGGTGGACTAGCATTTTAATGAACAAATAGGTTATGGATGAAATTAAGTATATATCTTCCTCTTTGGGTTGCAGGCTCTTCTCTTATCGAGGGTCCATCACAGGAACTTAGTGTCTTTGATCGGGTACTGTAGAGACAGCAATCAACTTGGACTTGTTTATGAATATGCTGCTCGTGGAAGTCTTAGAGATCATCTTTCAGGTAAAAAAGATGTTGAATAGTATTCTATGATCTGAGCTACTGTATGCTTGGAGAAGATTGAATCCAGTTTAAGTTGCTttacctgaaaattttatatctttcgacagtataTTTCTCTTTCTATACCTAGAATTTCTTGCTCTTGATTTGTCATACATTATCATACGATTGAATTAAtgcaattgataagatattatcatgttagtttttttttttcttctatcaaAAACAGTACCCTGATCATTATTTGTCAAGATTCTGGAGCTTAGTGTAACTGACTTATCCAGTacaatttttcattttttataaacaTTTTAGATTCTTAACTGCACCTTCTTTTCTATAGATAAAATGTTCTTGACTGTATGTGAGACATATTCAGAATCTTTAGTGCATTGTCAAATTCATCCGGTCCATACAGAACTGTGCAACATAATATTCTTGAGTTAATTTTACATTATGCTGAATTTATGGAGTTCATTTTACAGATAAAACTGGAAATAGCCAAACATTGAGTTGGAGAGAACGAATTCGGATAGCAGTGGAAGCCGCACAAGGTGATCTTACAATTGGTATTGCTTTTTATATATCTTTTCAATTTCTCACTTTCTCTTCCACTGAACAATTTATGAACAGGTCTGGAGTATCTACACAAGGGATGTGTGCCACCTATAATCCATAGAGATGTGAAGACTAACAATATCCTCTTAACATATGACTTTGAGGCAAAGGTAGCAGATTTTGGGCTGTCAAAGTCTTTCCTGACCGATGCCCAGACTCACGTATCTACTGATGTTGTGGCTGGCACTCCAGGATACATAGATCCCGAGTATGTTTTCTACTTCACAGAAGTTTGTCAGATAATATTTGCAGTGTGAATTGCTCAGGATTTCCTTGATTGCCCCTCTACTGACAAGTCGGTTTAATTTGTTTTATAGAGAACTTAAGAATTACTTTGGCAACTAAATGAAAAAGAGAATGATGGAGAATCACAATGAGAAGAAACACAAAAAAATGTTCTTTTTCCAAATGTGATGCAGATTTCTTTCTTAGCTAACTTTCCAAGAGGAGAATCACGAACAATTGTTGCACCTTTCTGGGATGGTTATTTTTGCCCCTTTTACATCTACAAAATAGGAATAATGTTAAATTAATGTATGAGTGAAGTCAAAACAATATTCAATCTTcttagttttcttctccaaaagtATCATAGTAGTTAACAAGTACTACATTGATACATTTCTTTTTTCAAGTACTTCGCTTCCTTCCAGCTGACTGAAAAAAGTGATGTATATTAGTTGTTCTGGAACTGAAAAAATTAATGTGTTGGAGCAACCAAAAAGGTGTCACTTAGTCGAATGGATACAATCTCTTAGGATCGAATCGATACTAAGTGGGGCTGaattacgtcgattcgaaaaaaaaaaaaaaatttgtttcaatGAAATTGTATCAgaaatgatatcgaaagtgtaTTTGACTTTGAGCAAATGTGATAAGCAATTAAAACAtaaaacaatagtaatgaagagcagaaaGAGTACACatcaattttatagtagtttggtcattGTGATCTACGtctacttttgattcctcctccgtggcCATTGGCTTCCACTATTTATCTTCtttcaaagatcaactatcctcttacaattcttttctcatttttataagtTTACGAGATAATCTTTATAATTCTCTTATCCTTCTCTCAAATTGAATTTAAAACATAAAGATAGAGAAAGGGAACTCTTAAGGAATTATAACAGCATTTTTACACAATTTTGTTCTCAGTTTTTGTATTAATTGAGCATagatgagtgagatatttataggttccaaatggattcaaatttaaagtAAAAAATAGTCTCATCCCAAGTCTTCAGGGTACTGACAATACAACCGCCAATActatctgacactaggtggtaccaccgcccagtctagcgataccaccacctgacagcctcAGAG contains:
- the LOC135671263 gene encoding probable LRR receptor-like serine/threonine-protein kinase At1g51860, whose protein sequence is MFTYHGRLHDGTEAAVKLLHSHRMVKGTSSEEFQAEALLLSRVHHRNLVSLIGYCRDSNQLGLVYEYAARGSLRDHLSDKTGNSQTLSWRERIRIAVEAAQGDLTIGIAFYISFQFLTFSSTEQFMNRSGVSTQGMCATYNP